The Prunus persica cultivar Lovell chromosome G8, Prunus_persica_NCBIv2, whole genome shotgun sequence genome includes a region encoding these proteins:
- the LOC109950842 gene encoding uncharacterized protein LOC109950842, which yields MDDSRVAKCTYGIGTLMLIFTSITTFDWVSNKLCSRFKLKLGYFELRYSFTDCYNCLLESDDHLKIMFMVCRLMKDQLIHIAVRDRAVVNHVQTVNTNINASPFLLEAVPNNDSFAQHEDTCKDSSQTGSIVDSSAASSSCLSMDFDGISSEFGNEYLGKYGSCGGRKYLSTDWEGYISHEGQKFKGGVCEFRDKLAKYSIENGFKMKYLKNEPRCVTVVCAKKESNGCEWHVHAVKSNVNGIFYIKNLNNTHSCNGLIREKRNKAMGSCLVSSIVKDKVRSNPLVRAIELIIDLKENYGLDIPYHVAWYGKESTTKDLHGDEELSYAHLPWYVDVLKASNVGSHCVLDCGEDGSRFQRIFICFKASIVGFRWCRPMLFIDGTFATNKYKGTFLSATAKNGNKEVFAFAFAIVSGETVDNWRSFLQRIFEVLVDEGRLLTFISDRHGAIIDAVRTVFPASAHGFCLYHLKENLEKKYLHSVGSSFKDHILWLFSKLLYAPTVEEYQDTLKKLRDDGGSTIIDKILVDLPIQNFANAFFPGKRYGEVSNALSESFNSWVKDVIEDELENLAAKGRHLRICHASESIFKVHVDFSVMVNLDERFCSCYQWQLLGFPCQHAIQVIQHAGLCLYNFVDEYYKADFYRATYATLIFPIPDIEKPPPGDVFILPPHIRKPPRQAPTKRFKSSSETKRQVKCKRCRSCDLHNRTCKAPI from the exons ATGGATGATTCGAGAGTGGCGAAGTGCACCTATGGTATTGGAACTTTAATGCTTATTTTTACTTCAATTACTACTTTTGATTGGGTGTCCAACAAGTTGTGTAGTAGGTTTAAGCTTAAGTTAGGTTATTTTGAGTTGAGGTACTCTTTTACGGATTGCTACAATTGTTTATTGGAATCGGATGATCATTTGAAAATCATGTTTATGGTATGTAGACTGATGAAGGATCAATTAATTCACATTGCTGTTAGGGATAGGGCTGTAGTGAATCATGTTCAAACTGTTAATACGAACATAAATGCTTCTCCTTTTTTATTGGAGGCTGTTCCTAACAATGACAGTTTTGCACAACATGAGGATACATGTAAAGATTCAAGTCAAACTGGTAGTATTGTTGATTCAAGtgcagcttcttcttcttgtttgagTATGGATTTTGATGGTATTAGTAGTGAGTTTGGAAATGAATATTTAGGCAAATATGGTAGTTGTGGAGGTCGTAAGTATTTGTCTACTGATTGGGAGGGTTATATTAGTCATGAGGGTCAGAAGTTTAAGGGTGGAGTTTGTGAATTCCGTGATAAGTTGGCTAAGTACTCGATTGAGAATGGTTTTAAGATGAAGTATTTGAAAAATGAGCCTCGTTGTGTTACTGTCGTGTGTGCTAAGAAGGAATCAAATGGCTGTGAGTGGCATGTGCATGCTGTTAAGTCCAATGTAaatggaattttttatattaagaatttaaataaCACACACAGTTGCAATGGTTTGATTCGTGAGAAGAGAAATAAGGCAATGGGGTCTTGTTTGGTGTCTTCAATTGTCAAAGATAAAGTTCGTAGCAATCCTCTGGTAAGGGCTATTGAGTTGATTATTGATTTGAAGGAAAATTATGGATTGGATATCCCTTATCATGTTGCGTGGTATGGGAAGGAGTCGACTACCAAGGATTTACATGGTGATGAGGAGTTGTCTTATGCTCACCTGCCTTGGTATGTGGATGTTTTGAAGGCCAGCAATGTCGGATCTCATTGTGTGCTTGACTGTGGCGAGGATGGTTCTCGTTTCCAGCGGATCTTTATATGTTTTAAGGCCTCCATTGTTGGTTTTCGATGGTGTAGGCCTATGCTGTTCATTGATGGTACTTTCGCCACAAACAAGTACAAAGGTACTTTTCTAAGTGCTACTGCAAAGAATGGAAATAAAG AAGTATTCGCTTTTGCCTTTGCGATTGTATCCGGTGAAACTGTAGACAATTGGAGGTCATTTCTGCAAAGGATATTTGAAGTCTTGGTGGATGAAGGTAGGCTACTTACATTCATTTCTGATAGGCATGGTGCTATTATCGATGCTGTTAGGACTGTTTTTCCTGCTTCTGCCCATGGTTTTTGTCTATATCATTTGAAAGAGAACTTGGAAAAGAAGTATCTGCATTCTGTTGGTTCCTCTTTCAAGGATCATATTTTGTGGCTTTTTTCTAAGTTGTTATATGCACCGACTGTTGAGGAATATCAAGATACGttgaaaaaattaagagaTGATGGCGGTTCAACAATAATTGATAAGATTTTGGTTGATCTCCCTATCCAAAATTTTGCTAATGCATTTTTTCCGGGAAAGAGGTATGGGGAGGTTAGTAATGCCTTGTCCGAGTCGTTTAATTCATGGGTTAAGGAT GTTATTGAGGATGAGTTGGAGAATTTAGCTGCAAAGGGTCGTCATTTGAGGATATGTCACGCGAGTGAATCTATATTTAAAGTTCATGTTGATTTTAGTGTTATGGTCAATTTGGACGAGAGGTTTTGCTCCTGTTATCAGTGGCAATTGCTTGGGTTTCCGTGTCAGCATGCTATTCAAGTTATCCAACATGCCGGGTTATGTTTGTACAACTTTGTTGATGAGTATTACAAGGCAGACTTTTATAGGGCTACTTATGCAACCCTTATATTTCCCATACCTGATATTGAGAAGCCTCCTCCTGGAGATGTTTTTATTCTACCTCCTCATATAAGAAAGCCTCCGAGACAAGCTCCGACAAAACGCTTCAAGTCAAGCAGTGAAACTAAAAGGCAGGTGAAATGCAAGAGATGCAGATCTTGTGATCTTCATAATAGGACTTGCAAGGCTCCTATTTGA